A region from the Desulfitobacterium dehalogenans ATCC 51507 genome encodes:
- a CDS encoding heterodisulfide reductase-related iron-sulfur binding cluster translates to MATRELYWNIEHHWLIYPMLIIALGFFCYGFYQRYKLWQIGQPENRRKNMVKRIGDIFVYGLGHKRILKEGFPGIMHLFIFWGFVLLFFATIIVAMQADFGINMFNGGLYIFIKITANAFGLLAIIGCLMAIWRRYGQRPDRLDNKKDDAIVLALILTILLTGFVIQAVRMAAIEDPWGMYAFVGYAMAPLFKGLSNSTLEGIHAFLWWFHFILVMFFFGYFPYSKLSHIFLAPANQFLRHHGPIGIPENIDFEDEGLETYGKSKLSEFSWKTLFNTDACLRCGRCQDNCPAYLSGKHLNPKKIIQDMGAYIEETGRALKKAHRAKPALEVAAQGSEIAAAAEALTEEELGLPYLIGDVIPEEDLWDCTTCRSCEEQCPIFIEHVDKTIDMRRNLVLMESRFPPEAQLAFRNMENNSNPWGIGWSSRGDFLKTVGCLTLEENPEAEILYFPGCSGSFDARNQKVSAALVKLLKAAEVNFAILGSEEKCCGDSARRLGNEYLFQALAQENIETMNGYGVKTIITQCPHCFNTLKNEYPEFGGNYQVLHHTEYLNELLASGRLKLNKAGGGSERGLNTRSVTYHDSCYLGRYNTIYTEPRRLLQAAGFHITEMARHHEKSFCCGAGGGRMWLEEHHGQRINEMRTDEAMAAGTEVVSTGCPFCLTMINDGIAAREAVERVKVLDIAEILVERMS, encoded by the coding sequence ATGGCGACACGGGAGCTTTATTGGAATATTGAACATCACTGGCTGATTTACCCTATGTTGATCATAGCTCTCGGCTTTTTTTGCTATGGTTTTTATCAGCGTTATAAATTGTGGCAAATAGGACAGCCAGAGAACCGCAGGAAAAATATGGTCAAAAGAATTGGCGATATCTTTGTTTATGGATTAGGACACAAAAGAATCTTAAAAGAAGGTTTCCCTGGGATAATGCACCTTTTTATCTTCTGGGGGTTTGTGCTGCTGTTTTTTGCAACCATTATTGTGGCTATGCAGGCCGACTTCGGGATCAATATGTTTAACGGCGGTCTCTATATCTTTATCAAGATAACTGCCAATGCTTTTGGGCTATTGGCCATCATTGGCTGTCTGATGGCCATCTGGCGGCGTTATGGTCAGCGTCCGGATCGCCTTGATAATAAAAAGGATGATGCCATTGTCTTAGCTCTTATCCTCACTATTTTACTCACTGGCTTTGTCATCCAAGCTGTCCGCATGGCAGCTATCGAAGATCCCTGGGGTATGTATGCTTTTGTTGGGTATGCTATGGCACCGCTTTTCAAGGGCTTAAGCAATTCAACCCTGGAAGGAATTCATGCTTTTCTCTGGTGGTTCCATTTCATTTTAGTGATGTTTTTTTTCGGGTATTTTCCCTACTCCAAGCTTTCCCATATCTTCCTTGCGCCCGCCAATCAATTTCTACGGCACCATGGTCCCATTGGCATCCCGGAGAACATCGATTTTGAAGATGAGGGTCTCGAAACTTATGGAAAAAGCAAGCTTAGTGAGTTCAGCTGGAAGACTCTTTTCAACACGGATGCTTGTTTGCGCTGTGGAAGGTGCCAGGATAACTGCCCGGCTTATTTAAGTGGTAAACACCTGAATCCTAAAAAGATTATTCAGGATATGGGTGCTTATATAGAAGAGACAGGTAGAGCGCTGAAAAAGGCTCACAGGGCAAAGCCTGCCCTTGAGGTCGCCGCACAAGGAAGCGAAATTGCTGCCGCCGCAGAAGCTCTCACTGAAGAAGAGCTGGGTTTGCCTTATCTCATCGGTGATGTGATTCCCGAAGAAGATCTTTGGGACTGTACTACCTGCCGCTCCTGTGAAGAACAATGCCCAATCTTTATTGAGCACGTGGACAAAACCATTGATATGCGCCGTAACCTGGTGCTCATGGAATCACGTTTTCCTCCGGAAGCTCAATTAGCATTCCGTAATATGGAAAACAACAGCAATCCTTGGGGAATTGGTTGGTCCTCTCGAGGAGATTTTTTGAAAACTGTGGGATGTTTAACCCTGGAAGAAAATCCGGAGGCTGAAATTCTCTATTTTCCAGGTTGTTCCGGATCCTTTGATGCACGGAATCAAAAGGTCTCGGCAGCATTGGTAAAACTATTGAAGGCAGCGGAAGTCAATTTTGCTATTTTAGGCAGTGAGGAAAAATGTTGTGGTGATTCAGCCCGCCGCTTAGGGAATGAATATCTTTTCCAAGCGTTGGCTCAGGAAAATATTGAGACGATGAATGGATACGGAGTAAAAACCATCATTACTCAATGCCCTCACTGTTTTAATACTCTTAAGAACGAATATCCTGAGTTTGGCGGGAACTATCAAGTGCTTCATCATACCGAATATTTAAACGAACTATTAGCCTCCGGTAGATTAAAGCTTAATAAAGCAGGCGGTGGTTCGGAAAGGGGGTTAAATACTCGATCCGTTACCTATCACGATTCCTGTTATCTTGGCCGCTATAACACAATCTACACAGAACCCAGAAGATTACTTCAAGCTGCCGGCTTCCATATTACCGAAATGGCTCGTCATCACGAGAAGAGTTTCTGCTGCGGTGCAGGTGGCGGAAGAATGTGGCTGGAAGAGCATCATGGCCAACGTATCAATGAGATGCGCACGGACGAAGCCATGGCAGCAGGCACAGAAGTGGTGAGTACAGGATGCCCATTCTGTTTAACCATGATCAATGACGGTATAGCTGCCCGTGAGGCCGTGGAAAGAGTGAAGGTATTGGATATTGCAGAGATTCTCGTTGAAAGAATGTCTTAA
- a CDS encoding acetyl-CoA C-acetyltransferase has product MREVVIVSAVRTPLGSFGGTLENFTGAELGAIVIKEAIKRAGILPAQVEEVIMGNVLSAAAGQNPARQAAIKAGIPQEVPAWTLNKVCGSGLKSVICGAQAILAGDADIIVAGGMECMSSSAYALLKARKGYRMGNDSLVDTMITDGLTDAFHNIHMGLTAENIAEQFQISREDQDALALRSQNRAEAAIQSGLFDEEIVPVEIPQKRGEPLVFSQDEFPRFGTTADTLTKLRPAFKKEGTVTAGNASGINDGAAAVVVMSKEKAEELGLAVLAKITSWASAGVDPLIMGTGPIPATRKALAKAGLTIADIDMVEANEAFAAQAAIVTQELGLDVEKTNVNGGSIALGHPIGASGTRVLVTLLHELKRRDGHRGLATLCIGGGQGVSLIVER; this is encoded by the coding sequence ATGAGAGAAGTAGTGATTGTCAGTGCTGTTCGTACACCCCTTGGATCCTTTGGGGGAACTTTAGAGAACTTTACAGGAGCCGAACTGGGAGCTATCGTGATCAAGGAAGCGATCAAACGGGCCGGAATCCTGCCTGCACAAGTAGAAGAAGTCATTATGGGGAATGTACTCAGTGCTGCGGCAGGTCAAAACCCTGCCAGACAAGCAGCAATTAAAGCAGGAATTCCTCAAGAAGTGCCCGCCTGGACCCTGAATAAGGTCTGCGGTTCCGGACTTAAATCGGTAATCTGTGGGGCGCAGGCGATCCTGGCCGGTGATGCGGATATTATTGTCGCCGGCGGCATGGAGTGCATGTCATCATCAGCCTATGCCCTTCTTAAAGCAAGAAAAGGATATCGAATGGGCAATGACAGCCTGGTGGATACCATGATCACGGATGGTCTAACCGATGCTTTCCATAATATTCACATGGGATTGACCGCCGAGAATATCGCTGAGCAATTCCAGATTTCCCGGGAGGATCAGGATGCTTTGGCACTGCGCAGTCAAAACCGTGCTGAGGCCGCTATCCAATCCGGATTATTCGATGAAGAGATTGTTCCTGTGGAAATCCCTCAAAAAAGAGGGGAGCCTCTGGTGTTCAGTCAGGATGAGTTCCCCCGTTTCGGCACTACTGCCGATACTTTAACTAAGCTGAGGCCTGCCTTTAAGAAAGAGGGTACGGTAACTGCGGGCAACGCTTCAGGGATCAATGACGGAGCTGCTGCAGTGGTCGTCATGTCCAAAGAGAAGGCTGAGGAATTGGGATTAGCGGTCCTGGCCAAAATCACTTCTTGGGCTTCTGCCGGGGTGGATCCTCTGATCATGGGGACCGGACCGATCCCTGCGACACGAAAAGCCTTGGCAAAAGCCGGATTAACCATTGCCGATATTGACATGGTGGAGGCCAATGAAGCCTTTGCCGCCCAAGCCGCTATCGTTACCCAGGAGCTGGGATTGGATGTGGAAAAGACTAATGTCAATGGCGGCTCCATCGCCTTAGGGCACCCCATCGGTGCTTCCGGCACCCGCGTCTTGGTCACCCTTCTTCATGAATTGAAACGGCGGGATGGACATCGAGGGCTTGCGACTTTATGCATCGGCGGAGGTCAGGGAGTTAGCCTGATTGTAGAGAGATAG
- a CDS encoding acetyl-CoA hydrolase/transferase family protein → MNILEEYQSKLTSPEKAVSVVKSGDWVDYGSFTGQPVVLDKALAARKDELEDVKIRAVTAVRMPEVVKVDPEARHFVYNNWHFSGLDRKLHDQGVCWYSPILYNELPSYYRRFLDVDVAMIPVAPMDEKGFFNFGPQVSHTKAMLEKAKIIILEVNPKIPRCLGGLEEAIHISAVDHIVETEWELPQIQPVPPTELDNRIAGFIMPELVDGSCIQLGIGGMPNAMGKIIAQSDLKDLGVHTEMMTEAFVEMVEAGRVTGARKQIDRYKLTYTFSMGTQKTYDFLHNNPSCAIYPVDYVNNPWIIAKNDHVIAINNCVEVDLFGQVCSESSGTRQISGTGGQVDFTLGAYHSQGGKSFICLESTYKAKNGEIRSRINPILTPGAIVTTHRAMVNYVVTEHGIVNLKGKSTWERAEALISIAHPNFRDDLIKDAEKMGIWRRTAKLA, encoded by the coding sequence TTGAATATTTTAGAAGAGTATCAAAGCAAACTGACTTCACCGGAAAAAGCTGTGAGTGTGGTTAAATCAGGGGATTGGGTGGATTATGGCTCCTTTACCGGTCAGCCCGTTGTCTTGGATAAAGCTTTGGCAGCTCGCAAAGATGAGCTTGAGGATGTAAAGATTCGGGCTGTCACGGCAGTGAGGATGCCCGAGGTGGTCAAGGTTGATCCGGAGGCTAGGCATTTCGTTTATAATAACTGGCATTTCAGTGGTTTAGACCGTAAACTGCACGATCAGGGAGTTTGCTGGTACAGCCCGATCCTCTATAATGAACTGCCCAGCTATTATCGACGTTTTCTTGATGTGGACGTAGCCATGATCCCGGTAGCACCCATGGACGAGAAAGGCTTTTTTAACTTCGGGCCTCAAGTTTCTCATACCAAAGCAATGCTGGAAAAAGCAAAAATCATTATTCTTGAGGTGAATCCGAAAATACCCCGTTGCCTGGGCGGTCTGGAAGAGGCCATTCATATTTCTGCTGTGGATCATATCGTGGAAACAGAATGGGAGTTGCCTCAGATTCAACCCGTTCCTCCTACCGAGTTGGATAACAGAATAGCCGGATTTATTATGCCTGAGCTCGTAGATGGAAGCTGCATTCAGCTGGGTATTGGTGGTATGCCTAATGCTATGGGTAAGATTATTGCTCAATCCGACCTCAAAGATTTGGGTGTCCATACGGAGATGATGACAGAGGCCTTTGTGGAGATGGTGGAAGCCGGACGTGTTACCGGCGCCAGAAAACAGATTGATAGATATAAACTAACCTATACTTTTTCTATGGGAACTCAGAAAACTTATGATTTTCTTCATAACAACCCCAGTTGCGCGATTTACCCTGTAGACTATGTGAACAATCCTTGGATCATAGCCAAGAATGATCATGTTATCGCGATCAATAATTGCGTCGAAGTCGATTTATTCGGCCAAGTATGTTCAGAATCTTCTGGAACTCGTCAAATTAGCGGAACAGGCGGACAAGTGGACTTTACTTTAGGCGCCTATCATTCCCAAGGCGGTAAATCTTTTATCTGCTTAGAGTCCACCTACAAAGCTAAGAATGGCGAGATAAGATCGCGGATTAACCCCATATTAACTCCCGGTGCTATCGTCACAACCCATCGCGCCATGGTTAATTATGTGGTGACTGAGCACGGCATCGTCAATTTGAAAGGGAAGTCCACCTGGGAACGTGCCGAAGCTCTGATTTCCATCGCTCACCCCAATTTCCGCGATGACCTGATTAAAGATGCAGAAAAAATGGGTATCTGGAGAAGGACTGCTAAGCTTGCTTAA
- a CDS encoding acetate uptake transporter family protein — MSNNNGGWANPSPAGLVALGVACFTFFALLSGKVTAGAMPLLGCWLIGGFVTQVIVGAIELKEGQILGGNVFLYFSAFFMLVGGLEFFVKYFAAAQQWSIPLDTRIDGWAWLVLAFCLVMWTPAYFKGTSILAMIVILVDIAVVQVAFLDLGVLSPAFKPVAGYALLFAGILAMYLSAALILNTTYGKTILPLTKPWIKENAPAPVGNAKKM, encoded by the coding sequence ATGTCGAATAATAATGGGGGATGGGCAAATCCTTCGCCCGCAGGTCTGGTCGCTCTAGGGGTTGCTTGCTTTACTTTTTTTGCTTTGTTAAGCGGCAAGGTTACTGCAGGAGCAATGCCTCTGCTGGGATGTTGGTTGATCGGCGGCTTTGTTACTCAAGTCATTGTCGGTGCTATTGAGTTAAAAGAAGGTCAGATTCTCGGTGGGAACGTTTTCCTATATTTTTCAGCATTTTTTATGCTTGTCGGAGGATTGGAGTTTTTTGTTAAATACTTCGCGGCAGCTCAACAATGGTCGATACCCCTAGATACTCGTATTGATGGCTGGGCTTGGCTCGTTCTGGCATTTTGTCTTGTGATGTGGACTCCGGCTTACTTTAAGGGAACAAGTATCCTAGCTATGATCGTTATTCTTGTAGATATCGCCGTTGTCCAAGTTGCTTTCCTCGATTTAGGAGTCCTCAGCCCCGCATTCAAACCTGTAGCCGGCTACGCTCTTCTCTTTGCAGGAATTCTGGCCATGTATCTTTCGGCAGCCTTAATTTTAAATACCACATACGGTAAAACGATACTTCCTCTTACAAAGCCTTGGATCAAAGAAAATGCCCCCGCACCTGTTGGCAATGCTAAAAAAATGTAA